In one window of Dermochelys coriacea isolate rDerCor1 chromosome 3, rDerCor1.pri.v4, whole genome shotgun sequence DNA:
- the THADA gene encoding thyroid adenoma-associated protein isoform X10 codes for MVLKKKKEIQVDAFVLECQELETLQSFADAEDQNLASLLLHCVQLSDGIHQIYCIKQIVTLLKKMDRNSACSPMIKCCLDIVGVMYFSLGAKNPLKKVLASSLNGLPEHIMTEAVHSFVHCLKEELKTTDLCLYRKVMDNLASCMENFSLGKASINKLFKEVLQFLQKSLVEIQEENRKLSGNSIAETRLMHDLLVAIKVSMMLLQKVQENFQGNLWKKPSSLVWQSMCGLVKSFTNFLMDEGLLPTVQTTSGLAVILFIKTMFEPVEKLPCLVSDLLLRSVKCASVPEWFVSSCGSLCTEELSDSVLLFLCHGALAMLEWKNGSMGENGEKLLLDIPLVLLSLASQLKESNMAVSLSRILAIWTNSALDVLESSSQNLKCSLNGNSNTTGKLLEYVYTHWEHPLDVVRHQAKLIFKNILRIHQATLKGSVAKSDPFLSMLTESLLSLEWHVKGKYASLGCLVECVGVENILTVDRTIPAQILDVMSDQTLAPYASDLLETMFINHKSHLISAFQKTIWINHWHDAWVSPLLLILCEGNPDQTTYVIDYYLPKLLKCSPDSLSYMIKILQASADANIGSCNTRGALGALMACLRTSRAHGHLQFRDIMRDGLLSTGCVKQGLVHQHNQVRIDALGLLCETHRSTEILTMEEMQLIQFFITYNLNSQSPAVRQQICSLLKKLFCRIQESSQVLYKLEQNKTKQELIKESAKWDHFATLQQYKDFISSICDKLFEALFPGSSHPTRFSSLTILGSIAEIFSATEGQTQAVFQLAQEIDSTRVQTLIQCFASTFEEVKVLAFELLMKLHDMLDLQDSENLHLLFQAAMDLSISTKPYDCVTASYLLNFLIHHKGLLNVCLKYQQVAHTFQINEDMSASTMEKNTLAVIKYLLANLEREIFQAEKSLLQAAASFPMYGRVHCITGALQQLPLNNLTLMIEWRQMVAKLILMSYRLSSVVSPIVQSSSPEGLIPMDTDSVLNLCHG; via the exons atggttttgaagaagaagaaagaaattcaAGTTGATGCATTTGTTCTTGAGTGCCAAGAGCTTGAAACACTTCAGT CATTTGCAGATGCTGAAGACCAAAATCTGGCTTCTCTGCTGTTGCACTGTGTACAGTTGTCCGATGGTATCCATCAAATCTACTGTATCAAACAG ATTGTGACATTATTGAAGAAGATGGATAGAAACTCTGCGTGTAGCCCCATGATTAAATGCTGTTTGGATATTGTTGGAGTGATGTATTTTTCGCTGGGCGCAAAGAATCCCTTGAAAAAGGTGTTGGCAAG TTCACTAAATGGACTTCCTGAACACATTATGACTGAAGCAGTGCACAGTTTTGTTCATTGTCTTAAAGAAGAACTAAAAACTACAGACTTATGCTTGTACAGAAAAGTAATGGACAATCTTGCTTCctgtatggaaaatttcagcctag gtaAAGCAAGTATTAACAAATTATTCAAAGAAG ttctTCAGTTTCTGCAGAAGTCTCTCGTTGAAATACAGGAGGAAAACAG aaagctTAGTGGAAATAGTATTGCTGAAACTCGACTGATGCATGATTTATTGGTGGCCATTAAAGTTTCAATGATGTTACTACAGAAAGTACAAGAAAATTTTCAGGGAAATCTTTGGAAGAAACCCAGTTCTCTTGTTTGGCAAAGTATGTGTGGTTTAGTGAAGAGCTTCACAAACTTTTTAATGGATG AAGGTCTCTTGCCTACTGTTCAGACTACCTCAGGATTGGCTGTCATTCTCTTTATTAAGACTATGTTTGAGCCTGTTGAAAAGTTACCTTGTTTG GTCAGTGACTTGCTCCTCCGCTCAGTGAAATGTGCTAGTGTACCAGAGTGGTTTGTGAGCAGCTGTGGGAGCCTCTGTACTGAAGAGCTCTCTGATTCAGTCCTCCTCTTCCTTTGTCATGGAGCGCTGGCCATGTTAGAGTGGAAGAATGGCAGTATGGGTGAAAATGGAGAGAAATTACTCTTAGATATTCCGTTGGTTTTGTTATCTTTGGCTTCACA attaaaagaatCCAATATGGCAGTATCTTTATCTAGAATCTTAGCTATCTGGACTAATTCAGCATTGGATGTCCTTGAATCAAGCTCCCAAAATCTAAAATGCAGTCTTAATGGAAACTCCAACACAACTGGGAAACTGCTGGAATATGTGTACACGCATTGGGAACATCCTTTGGATGTTGTTAGACACCAGGCCAAGTTGATATTCAAGAATATCCTGCGGATACACCAAGCCACTCTTAAAGGATCTGTTGCAAAATCAGACCCTTTCTTGTCAATGTTGACGGAGAGCTTGCTAAGTTTAGAATGGCATGTTAAAGGGAAATATGCTTCACTTGGCTGTCTTGTGGAGTGTGTGggtgttgaaaatattttaacagtggACAGAACAATCCCAGCGCAAATCTTGGATGTAATGAGTGATCAGACTCTTGCACCTTATGCAAGTGATCTTTTGGAAACCATGTTTATAAATCACAAGAGTCATCTAATATCTGCATTTCAAAAAACCATCTGGATTAATCACTGGCATGACGCATGGGTATCTCCTCTTCTTTTAATATTGTGTGAAGGAAATCCTGACCAAACTACTTATGTAATAGATTACTATTTACCCAAACTGCTGAAATGTAGCCCTGACAGTCTGAGCTACATGATTAAAATTCTTCAGGCTTCAGCTGATGCTAATATTG gctCTTGCAATACCAGAGGTGCTCTTGGAGCATTGATGGCGTGCCTGAGAACATCTAGAGCTCATGGACATTTACAATTTAGAGATATCATGAGGGATGGTCTCCTATCAACTGGATGTGTAAAGCAAGGTTTAGTTCATCAGCATAATCAG GTTCGCATTGATGCTTTAGGTTTGCTTTGTGAAACTCATCGGAGCACAGAAATCTTGACTATGGAAGAGATGCAGCTAATTCAGTTTTTTATTACCTACAATTTGAACAGCCAATCTCCTGCAGTGAGGCAGCAGATTTGTTCCCTATTaaaaaag TTGTTCTGCAGAATTCAAGAAAGTTCCCAGGTACTTTATAAACTGgagcaaaataaaaccaaacaagaaTTAATTAAAGAATCAGCTAAATGGGATCATTTTGCAACTTTACAGCAGTATAAA GATTTCATTTCATCTATATGTGACAAACTTTTTGAAGCCCTGTTTCCTGGCTCCTCCCATCCAACCAGATTTTCTTCATTAACTATTTTGGGATCAATAGCAGAAATATTTTCTGCTACAGAAG GTCAGACGCAAGCAGTCTTTCAGTTGGCTCAAGAGATTGATTCTACCCGTGTTCAAACTCTAATCCAGTGTTTTGCCAGCACTTTTGAGGAAGTAAAAGTTTTAGCATTTGAACTTCTTATGAAACTACATGATATGTTAGATTTACAG gattCTGAAAATCTACATCTCTTATTTCAAGCAGCCATGGATCTTAGCATAAGTACCAAACCCTATGACTGTGTTACTGCCTCATATTTGCTGAACTTTTTAATACATCATAAAGGGCTACTGAATGTCTGCTTAAAATATCAACAGGTTGCACATACATTTCAGATAAATGAGGATATGTCTGCAAGCACTATGGAAAAGAACACTTTAGCTG TAATCAAGTATTTGTTAGCAAACCTTGAGCGAGAAatattccaagctgaaaagtctctgTTGCAAGCAGCAGCTTCATTCCCAATGTACGGGAGAGTACATTGTATAACTGGAGCTTTGCAGCAGTTACCTTTAAA TAACTTGACCTTGATGATTGAATGGAGGCAGATGGTTGCAAAGCTTATTTTAATGTCATACAGACTTTCGTCTGTAGTATCTCCCATTGTCCAGAGTTCATCACCAGAGGGCCTTATTCCAATGGATACTGATTCGG